GCTTAACGGATCCGGGTTAAACTTGCCGAGTAATTCAATTTTCATTTTATCCTCTTCTGTCTATTAATGAACCAACCGTAATACCTGCGGCTTTACCTTTCGGATTATAAAATTCATAGTTAATTATTTCGCTCTTCTTTTCAGGATACAATTTCGCAAAGAAGTTCTTTTCGGAATCGGTTATCGGAGCATTTTGAGGTTTCTCTATGTTTGTCCTGGATTGAGTTCTATCAATGTAAGATGCGTTGTAGTTACCGAAGGAATTGGTATTAATTTTCATTCTATATCTCCAGTGAATCTTTGATCATTTGTTTGGATGAATTAAGTGCAGTAAGATTTGCTTCGTAGCTTCTGGTGGCGGCTATCATTTCAACCATCTCGTTCAACACATTAACATTCGACATCTGGACGTAACCTTTTTCATCGGCATCGGGATGCTCGGGCATGAAGATCACTTCGCCCGGTTTTGAATCAACAGTTTCATTTAATTCCAGACCGCCCGATACAGAAGGCAAAGAAACTGATTTTGGATCATTTGCGCTCATGTGGCTCGAGTTTTTTGTATTGAGTTTAAGGAGTTGACCTTCCATAGAAAGATTAGTAGCAAAGCTGTTCTGGTTCTCTTTAACATTAAGAACTTTTCTCTGATATGCCTGGCCGTCGGCGGTTCTGACTGAATCCGCATTGGCAATGTTCTGCGAAATAAGATCCATTTTTTTACGCTGGATACTCATTCCGCGGGCGCTAATTCCAAGTCCGAATAGACTTCCGAATTCTTTCAAAATCTACCTCCTCCTTTAATTACGTTTTGAATCCCCCTGTAATAATCGCCCACTTTCTTAGAAGCGAACCTGAATCGGAGTGTATTCTCGGCCAGTTCCGACATTTCCCGATCAATGTTTACATTATTGATACCGGTCGACATTTCCCCGTCTTCATCCATAACTACATTGAAATTGGACTGGTTTTCCACCGGGCTATTGAGAGCTGAAAAATGTTTTGTACTGGAAGTCCTTAGGCCGGAATTTACTTTTTCATCGAGAAGATTTTTGAATTCAACATCCTCGCGCTGGTAACCTTCAGTTCCTACATTTGCGATATTCTTAGAAATTACTTTATTCTTTACCGCGCAATAGTCTAAAAGGTTTTGAAGTAATTTTACAGATGACATAATCCTCTTGGATTTTTTTATTATAACTACCCAAAAGGAATGCCACAATTAAGGGGTGAATTTAGTTGAAATGCGGGTGTTTTAGAGGCCGGGATTGGCTAATAATAAACACTTGTAAGTTATTACTCAGAGTAATCCAGGATAATGCTCTTGGTTTGACCGCAGGAACAGACAAATTTAATCTCTTTTACGTTATCGGCAGCGTCTTTCTTAAGATAGATTTTAACCCCATCATGTTCATCCTCTTCCAGTGAAATCCTGGTATGCCCTTTAAGGTCCAGGTCTTTTGCTTTAATCAGATTGCCGCTCTGGATTGAGTTTTTTGTATATATATCTTTTAACAAAACATCTTCGAAATGATTAGCCATTTAAACCACCTTATTAATAATTTCTGGAATTTTTTCTAATGGTAGAATATTATCAGCAAAACCGGCATCTACAATCGCTTTGGGCATGCCATAGACAATGCAGGTCGGTTCATCCTGAGCAATTGCATAACCGCCCAGACTTTTCAAATTTTTTATGGCTTCAAATCCGTCCTTCCCCATCCCTGTCATTATAACACCGAGAGTATGTTTGCCGTACAAACCGACAACCGAATTGATCATTACATCGACCGAAGGCCGGTGAAGAGTTGTAGAGGGTTCAGATGAAATTACAATCTGATTGGAAGCCATTCCATTTTTTCTTATAGTCATATGGAAACCGCCGGGTGCAATATAGACTGTTCCGTTCTGAACGGGCTCTCCATTCTCAGCTTCCTTTACATTCAGCTTGGATAATAGATTTAACCTGTCCGCAAGAGATTTTGTGAACTTCGGCGGCATATGTTGAACAATGAAAATCGGGACATTTATCCTTTCGGAAAGAACGGGAATAATTTTCTGAAGAGATAACGGACCTCCGGTAGATATACCGATAGCTACTGCTTTAAATCCGATTTGCGGAATCTGACTTTGAGGTTTTCTTACAACCTCCTGCTGCCCTGATTTACTTATAGATCTGAGCCGGTTTAATCTCTCTTTA
This Melioribacteraceae bacterium DNA region includes the following protein-coding sequences:
- the flgC gene encoding flagellar basal body rod protein FlgC, coding for MKEFGSLFGLGISARGMSIQRKKMDLISQNIANADSVRTADGQAYQRKVLNVKENQNSFATNLSMEGQLLKLNTKNSSHMSANDPKSVSLPSVSGGLELNETVDSKPGEVIFMPEHPDADEKGYVQMSNVNVLNEMVEMIAATRSYEANLTALNSSKQMIKDSLEI
- the flgB gene encoding flagellar basal body rod protein FlgB, encoding MSSVKLLQNLLDYCAVKNKVISKNIANVGTEGYQREDVEFKNLLDEKVNSGLRTSSTKHFSALNSPVENQSNFNVVMDEDGEMSTGINNVNIDREMSELAENTLRFRFASKKVGDYYRGIQNVIKGGGRF
- a CDS encoding chemotaxis response regulator protein-glutamate methylesterase, whose product is MNRKISVVIVDDSAFMRKSLSIMLESDPDIKVIGTARNGQEGLELVKNLRPDVATLDIEMPVMDGLTALKKIMNECPTSVIMVSSLTTEGADSTLKALELGAVDFIPKELSYVNVNITKIKEDLISKVKEIVKQKVIKERLNRLRSISKSGQQEVVRKPQSQIPQIGFKAVAIGISTGGPLSLQKIIPVLSERINVPIFIVQHMPPKFTKSLADRLNLLSKLNVKEAENGEPVQNGTVYIAPGGFHMTIRKNGMASNQIVISSEPSTTLHRPSVDVMINSVVGLYGKHTLGVIMTGMGKDGFEAIKNLKSLGGYAIAQDEPTCIVYGMPKAIVDAGFADNILPLEKIPEIINKVV